The genomic region GTCGCGCGGGTTCGACCCGCACTACGACGTCCACGACGTGTTCGTGCTGCAGCTGTCGGGCGAGAAGCGCTGGCGCATCCACCGGCCCGTGCTCGAGCACCCGCTGCGCAGCCAGCCGTGGACCGACCGCAAGGCCGACGTCGCGGCCCAGGCCCAGGGCGAGCCGTTCCTCGACACCGTCCTGCGGCCCGGCGACGTGCTCTACCTGCCGCGCGGCTGGCTGCACGCCGCCGAGGCGCTGGGCGACGTCTCCGCGCACCTGACGATCGGCATCCACACGGTCACGCGGTACGCGCTGGTCGAGGCCCTCACGGGCCTGGCCGCCCGTTCCCCGCAGCTGCGCACGTCGCTGCCGCTCGGGGTCGACGTGGCCGACCCGGAGCAGCTGCGCGAGGACCTCGCCGCGACCCTGGAGGCGCTGGCGGCGGCCGTGCGCGACGTGCCGGCCGAGGACGTGGCTGCGCGGCTGCGGCGGCAGGTGTGGCCGCAGACCCGGCCTGCCCCCGTGTCGCCCATCCGGCAGGCGGCCGCCTCCCGCTCGGTCGCCGCCGACACCGTCGTACGCCTGCGGCCCGCGCTCCACGCGCGGCTCGCCCCCGGCGACGGCGAGGTCACGCTGCTGCTGCGCGGCCGGCAGCTGACCCTGCCAGCGGCAACCCGCGCGGCCCTGGAGGACCTGTTGAGCGGGGAGCCCCGCTCCGTGGGGCGCCTTCCGGGGCTCGAGCCGGACGAGGCCGTCGTCCTGGTCGGCCGGCTGCTCAGGGAAGCGGTCGTCGTCCCCGCCTGACGCCGCCACCGGCACGCCCCGCCCTGCACGACCGCGCGGCCACCCGTTCGGCCTGCCCACACGCCCGTTGCGGCGGTGGTGACGAGGCCGAACGGGTGGCCGCGGGCCATAGGGCCTAGTGCTCGTGACCTCCCCGTTGCAGGGTGACACCCGACCGGCGCATCAGTGGCGAAC from Motilibacter aurantiacus harbors:
- a CDS encoding cupin domain-containing protein; protein product: MTQLVDGLRRADATSRPALGRCIAVPAAEFAADYWGRSALLTRAAELAGGFEDLLSLDDVDELVSRRGLRTPFLRVAKDGQVIDPKRWTGGGGAGAEVSDQVQDDALTGLFADGASLVLQGLHRTWPPIVEFAAALAAELGHPVQANAYITPPQSRGFDPHYDVHDVFVLQLSGEKRWRIHRPVLEHPLRSQPWTDRKADVAAQAQGEPFLDTVLRPGDVLYLPRGWLHAAEALGDVSAHLTIGIHTVTRYALVEALTGLAARSPQLRTSLPLGVDVADPEQLREDLAATLEALAAAVRDVPAEDVAARLRRQVWPQTRPAPVSPIRQAAASRSVAADTVVRLRPALHARLAPGDGEVTLLLRGRQLTLPAATRAALEDLLSGEPRSVGRLPGLEPDEAVVLVGRLLREAVVVPA